In a genomic window of Leisingera caerulea DSM 24564:
- a CDS encoding Crp/Fnr family transcriptional regulator, producing the protein MSRLSCPAGFVLFRPGQECPGFVRLTAGRIKVTLTAANGREVVLYRVGPGDICLQTFACLTDGRTYAAEGVAETALEGELIPHADFRRAMSEDGAFRAEVLTAVARRFADYEQLVEDVALTGFDARLARVLLRLAQGGDEIRITHDALAAETASGRAFVTRRLREFARLGLVETQRGQLRILDRAGLERMAQDEA; encoded by the coding sequence ATGAGCCGCCTCTCCTGCCCCGCCGGCTTTGTGCTGTTCCGCCCCGGGCAGGAGTGCCCCGGCTTTGTCCGCCTCACCGCCGGCCGCATCAAGGTCACGCTGACCGCCGCCAACGGCCGCGAGGTCGTCCTGTACCGTGTTGGCCCGGGCGATATCTGCCTGCAGACCTTCGCTTGCCTCACCGACGGGCGCACTTATGCGGCGGAGGGCGTCGCGGAAACCGCACTGGAGGGAGAACTCATCCCGCACGCCGATTTCCGCCGCGCCATGTCAGAGGACGGGGCCTTCAGGGCCGAAGTCCTGACCGCCGTTGCCCGCCGCTTTGCCGACTACGAGCAGCTGGTGGAAGATGTTGCCCTCACCGGCTTTGACGCCCGCCTCGCCCGGGTGCTGCTGCGGCTGGCGCAGGGCGGCGATGAGATCCGCATCACCCATGACGCGCTGGCCGCCGAAACCGCCTCTGGCCGCGCTTTCGTCACCCGGCGGCTGCGCGAATTCGCCCGCCTCGGCCTGGTGGAAACACAGCGCGGGCAGCTGCGTATCCTGGACCGCGCCGGGCTGGAGCGGATGGCGCAGGACGAAGCCTGA
- a CDS encoding YgaP family membrane protein codes for MPRNEGTLDRALRIILGLILLSLVFIGPQTLWGLIGLVPLATGLMGYCPLYQILGLSTCPLKKQG; via the coding sequence ATGCCCCGTAACGAAGGCACCCTCGACCGCGCCCTGCGCATCATTCTCGGCCTGATCCTGCTGTCGCTGGTGTTCATCGGCCCGCAAACCCTGTGGGGCCTCATCGGCCTGGTGCCGCTGGCGACCGGCCTCATGGGCTACTGCCCTCTTTATCAAATCCTCGGCCTCAGCACGTGTCCGCTTAAGAAGCAGGGCTGA
- a CDS encoding [protein-PII] uridylyltransferase yields MTQPQAASPAQVSEAPAGSPRHTADGFPEPLGPLICGPSEIFDAAAIREQIEASAADCTPAELRGETVKILRAANKAGRAAIAEAFAAKPFAARELTRSYTFLTDGLVTTALHVASGLLHPLANPTRGERIAVLAVGGYGRGEMAPASDVDLLFLTPYKITAWAESVIESMLYILWDLRLKVGHSSRTIKDCIRLGGEDYTIRTAMLEQRFLAGHAPLAKELDKRLRAELFSKDAEQFIEAKLAERDARHLKQGQRYVVEPNVKEGKGGLRDLQSLFWIAKYLYQVKDAEDLVPLGLFHPEEMELFAKAAAFLWAVRSHLHLATGRATEQLTFDMQVEVAARMGYEDKAGRRGVELFMQDYFRHATRVGDLTRIFLTKLEASHQKGAPLLERIFRRRPRIKPGYRVVHNRLDVADPEAFLQDKVNLLRLFEEALRTGMLIHPDAMRLVTANLHLIDDNMRNDKEARRLFLDLLLKHGNPERALRRMNELGVLSAFLPEFEPIVAMMQFNMYHSYTVDEHTIQVIANFAAIERGELEDELPLSSEVLRKGLNRKVLMVAMLLHDIGKGRPQDHSILGAQIARKVAPRLGLKPSECETVEWLVRYHLLMSDMAQKRDIADPRTVRDFAKAVQTVKRLDLLLLLTVCDIRGVGPDTWNNWKAALLRALYGQTRAALEGGMEALNREHRGASAKKALRQALPDWSKADLKTETARHYPPYWHGLHVTAHVDFAEMLREFTAKGDPGEVMIRLYPDVDRDATRACFVMEDHPGIFARIVGALALVGANVVDARSYTTKDGYVTDAFWIQDSEGHPFDPMRLHRLKQMIEKTLKGEVIARDALKSRDKIKKRERAFKVPTHITFDNEGSEIYTIIEVDTRDRPGLLYDLARALAAANVYIANAVIATYGEQVVDAFYVKDMFGLKYYSESKQRTLEKKLREAIAEGAKRADI; encoded by the coding sequence TTGACCCAGCCCCAAGCAGCTTCGCCGGCGCAGGTTTCTGAAGCCCCTGCCGGCTCCCCGCGGCACACTGCCGACGGGTTTCCCGAACCGCTGGGGCCGCTGATCTGCGGCCCCTCGGAGATTTTTGATGCCGCCGCCATCCGCGAACAGATTGAAGCATCGGCGGCGGATTGCACCCCGGCAGAGCTGCGCGGCGAAACGGTGAAAATCCTGCGCGCGGCCAATAAAGCCGGGCGCGCGGCCATTGCCGAGGCCTTTGCCGCCAAACCCTTTGCCGCGCGCGAGCTGACCCGCTCTTATACCTTCCTGACCGACGGGCTGGTCACCACCGCGCTGCATGTCGCCAGCGGCCTGTTGCACCCGCTGGCCAACCCGACCCGGGGAGAGCGCATCGCGGTGCTGGCGGTCGGCGGCTATGGCCGAGGCGAGATGGCGCCGGCCTCGGACGTCGACCTGCTGTTTCTGACCCCCTACAAGATCACCGCTTGGGCCGAGAGCGTCATCGAGTCGATGCTCTACATCCTCTGGGATCTGCGGCTGAAGGTCGGCCACTCCAGCCGCACCATCAAGGATTGCATCCGGCTGGGCGGCGAGGATTACACCATCCGCACGGCGATGCTGGAGCAGCGGTTCCTGGCCGGCCACGCGCCGCTGGCCAAGGAGCTGGACAAAAGGCTGCGGGCAGAGCTGTTCTCCAAGGATGCCGAGCAGTTCATCGAAGCGAAGCTGGCCGAACGCGACGCGCGCCACCTGAAACAGGGCCAGCGCTATGTGGTTGAGCCCAACGTGAAAGAGGGCAAGGGCGGCTTGCGCGACCTGCAGTCGCTGTTCTGGATTGCCAAATACCTCTACCAGGTCAAGGACGCCGAAGACCTGGTGCCCCTGGGGCTTTTCCACCCCGAGGAGATGGAGCTGTTTGCCAAGGCGGCGGCCTTCCTGTGGGCGGTGCGCTCGCATCTGCATCTGGCCACCGGCCGCGCCACTGAGCAGCTGACCTTTGACATGCAGGTCGAGGTGGCTGCGCGCATGGGCTATGAAGACAAGGCCGGCCGCCGCGGTGTCGAACTGTTCATGCAGGATTACTTCCGCCATGCCACCCGCGTCGGCGACCTGACCCGTATTTTCCTGACCAAGCTGGAAGCCAGCCACCAGAAGGGCGCGCCGCTCCTGGAGCGGATCTTCCGCCGCCGCCCGCGGATCAAGCCCGGCTACCGGGTGGTGCATAACCGGCTGGACGTCGCCGATCCGGAGGCGTTCTTGCAGGACAAGGTGAACCTGCTGCGGCTGTTCGAGGAAGCGCTGCGCACCGGCATGCTGATCCATCCGGACGCGATGCGGCTGGTGACTGCCAATCTGCACTTGATTGACGACAACATGCGCAACGACAAGGAGGCGCGGCGGCTCTTCCTTGATCTGCTGCTCAAGCACGGCAACCCGGAGCGCGCGCTGCGGCGGATGAACGAACTGGGCGTGCTGTCAGCCTTCCTGCCGGAATTCGAGCCGATCGTGGCGATGATGCAGTTCAACATGTACCACTCCTACACGGTGGACGAGCACACCATTCAGGTGATCGCCAATTTCGCCGCCATCGAGCGCGGCGAGCTGGAGGATGAGCTGCCGTTGTCCTCGGAGGTGCTGCGCAAGGGGCTGAACCGCAAGGTGCTGATGGTGGCGATGCTCCTGCACGACATCGGCAAGGGCCGGCCGCAGGACCATTCGATCCTGGGCGCCCAGATCGCCCGCAAGGTGGCGCCGCGGCTGGGGCTGAAACCTTCGGAATGCGAGACTGTGGAATGGCTGGTCCGCTATCACCTGCTGATGTCGGACATGGCCCAGAAACGCGACATCGCCGACCCGCGCACGGTGCGCGATTTCGCCAAAGCGGTGCAGACCGTCAAACGGCTGGACCTACTGTTGCTGCTGACCGTCTGCGACATCCGCGGCGTCGGCCCGGACACCTGGAACAACTGGAAGGCGGCGCTCTTGCGCGCGCTTTACGGGCAGACCCGCGCCGCGCTTGAGGGCGGTATGGAGGCGCTGAACCGCGAGCACCGCGGCGCGTCCGCCAAGAAAGCGCTGCGCCAGGCGCTGCCGGACTGGTCCAAAGCAGATCTCAAGACCGAAACCGCCCGCCACTACCCGCCGTACTGGCACGGTTTGCATGTCACTGCGCATGTGGATTTTGCCGAAATGCTTCGCGAATTCACCGCCAAGGGCGACCCGGGCGAGGTGATGATCCGGCTTTATCCGGACGTGGACCGCGACGCCACCCGCGCCTGTTTCGTGATGGAGGATCACCCCGGCATCTTTGCCCGCATCGTCGGCGCGCTGGCGCTGGTCGGGGCCAATGTGGTGGATGCCCGCTCCTACACCACCAAGGACGGCTATGTGACCGATGCCTTCTGGATCCAGGACAGCGAGGGCCACCCCTTCGACCCGATGCGCCTGCACCGGCTCAAGCAGATGATCGAAAAGACGCTCAAAGGCGAGGTGATCGCCCGCGATGCGCTGAAGTCCCGCGACAAGATCAAGAAGCGCGAGCGTGCTTTCAAGGTGCCGACCCACATCACCTTCGACAACGAAGGCTCGGAGATCTACACCATCATCGAGGTCGACACCCGCGACCGCCCCGGCCTGCTCTATGACCTGGCGCGCGCCCTGGCCGCCGCCAATGTCTATATTGCCAATGCGGTGATTGCGACCTATGGCGAACAGGTGGTGGATGCCTTCTATGTCAAGGACATGTTCGGCTTGAAATACTATTCGGAGTCCAAACAGCGGACGCTGGAAAAGAAGCTGCGCGAGGCGATTGCCGAGGGCGCAAAGCGGGCGGATATATGA
- a CDS encoding YraN family protein — protein MTRARQHRGSRANLAGEAAEEIVARHYENRGYTVAERRWRGQGGEIDLILRGPEGLVFVEVKHSATSAAAALRITPRQAERIYASAGQYLENAPQGQLTPVRFDAALVNGTGAVEIIENAFGMD, from the coding sequence ATGACCCGCGCCCGCCAGCATCGCGGCAGCCGCGCCAATCTGGCGGGCGAAGCGGCGGAGGAGATCGTTGCCCGCCACTACGAGAACCGCGGCTACACCGTGGCGGAGCGCCGCTGGCGCGGGCAGGGCGGCGAAATCGACCTGATCCTGCGCGGGCCGGAGGGGCTGGTGTTTGTCGAGGTGAAGCACAGCGCCACCAGCGCCGCCGCGGCCCTGCGCATCACGCCGCGGCAGGCGGAGCGCATCTATGCCAGCGCCGGGCAGTATCTGGAGAACGCGCCGCAGGGGCAGCTGACGCCGGTGCGGTTTGACGCGGCGCTGGTCAACGGAACCGGCGCTGTGGAAATCATCGAAAACGCTTTTGGCATGGATTGA
- the rsmI gene encoding 16S rRNA (cytidine(1402)-2'-O)-methyltransferase encodes MNHQNVILSPGLYFVATPIGTARDITLRALDVLASADVLAAEDTRSLRKLMEIHGVPLGGRRIIAYHDHSGSGARAKLLEALAEGKSVAYASEAGMPLIADPGFDLSRAAAEAGHTVTCAPGASAAATALTLAGLPTDAFFFAGFLPNASGARRKRLEELRDIPGTLIFYESPKRAAASVADMAAVLGNRPAALCRELTKKFEEVRRAPLADLAAGLEDSPVKGEIVLLVDRGQETEVSEGDLESDLQAALQGNSVKDAAAIVAEMHGLPRRKVYQLALQLAKGG; translated from the coding sequence TTGAATCACCAGAATGTCATATTGTCCCCCGGGCTGTACTTTGTTGCCACGCCGATCGGCACTGCCCGCGACATTACCTTGCGGGCGCTGGATGTGCTGGCCTCGGCTGATGTGCTCGCGGCGGAGGATACACGCTCGCTGCGCAAGCTGATGGAGATACACGGGGTGCCGCTCGGCGGGCGGCGGATCATCGCCTATCACGATCACAGCGGCAGCGGCGCGCGGGCCAAGCTGCTTGAGGCGCTGGCGGAGGGGAAATCGGTTGCCTATGCCTCCGAGGCCGGGATGCCGCTGATTGCCGATCCGGGCTTTGACCTCAGCCGCGCCGCGGCAGAGGCCGGGCACACGGTCACCTGCGCGCCCGGCGCCTCGGCGGCGGCAACGGCGCTGACACTGGCCGGGCTGCCGACGGATGCGTTTTTCTTTGCGGGCTTCCTGCCCAACGCCTCTGGTGCCCGCCGCAAGCGGCTGGAGGAGCTGCGGGACATCCCCGGCACGCTGATATTCTATGAATCGCCTAAGCGGGCTGCCGCCTCGGTCGCGGATATGGCCGCGGTGCTGGGCAACCGCCCGGCGGCGCTGTGCCGCGAGCTGACCAAGAAGTTCGAGGAAGTGCGCCGCGCGCCGCTGGCGGATCTGGCGGCCGGTCTGGAAGACAGCCCGGTCAAGGGCGAGATCGTGCTGCTGGTCGACCGCGGCCAGGAGACGGAGGTGAGCGAGGGCGATCTGGAAAGCGATCTGCAGGCCGCCTTGCAGGGCAACTCGGTAAAGGACGCCGCCGCCATTGTCGCCGAAATGCACGGGCTGCCCCGGCGCAAGGTCTATCAGCTGGCGCTGCAGCTGGCGAAGGGCGGCTGA
- a CDS encoding ABC transporter substrate-binding protein — protein MFAVFKRARKAALTAAAALSAIALTACDPVAISTGPTINTSKPVPVALLVPRGSAQQGDRVLAQSLENAARLAIVDLQGAQIDLRVYDTAGNPATASTAAQQALDDGARVILGPVYAEAANAAGIAARQRGVNVLAFSNNPAIAGGNVFILGPTFDNTARRLTSFAARNGKRNILVVGGNDAAGAAGRAAIQRAASQTGVNIAGSVGYELSQQGVINAIPTIRTEAAGADAVFLTSTTAGALPLLAQLLPEAGVDPADKQYIGLTRWDIPAQTLTLPGVQGGWFAMPDQSKVQQFSARYQSSYGAAPHSIGSLAYDGIAAIGALVAAGKSDALTGAALTQGAGFQGAGGIFRLRPDGTNERGLAVATIQEQKVVIIDPAPSSFAGAGF, from the coding sequence ATGTTTGCTGTTTTCAAACGGGCCCGCAAGGCGGCACTGACAGCTGCCGCGGCACTTTCCGCCATTGCCCTGACTGCCTGTGATCCGGTTGCCATTAGCACCGGCCCGACCATCAACACCTCCAAGCCGGTGCCGGTGGCGCTGCTGGTGCCGCGCGGCTCCGCCCAGCAGGGCGACCGGGTGCTGGCCCAGAGCCTGGAAAATGCCGCCCGGCTGGCCATCGTCGATCTGCAGGGCGCGCAGATCGACCTGCGCGTCTATGACACCGCGGGCAATCCGGCAACCGCCTCCACCGCGGCGCAGCAGGCGCTGGACGACGGCGCCCGGGTCATCCTGGGCCCGGTCTATGCCGAGGCCGCCAACGCGGCCGGCATCGCCGCCCGCCAGCGCGGGGTGAACGTGCTGGCCTTCTCCAACAACCCGGCGATTGCCGGCGGCAACGTCTTTATCCTAGGGCCGACTTTCGACAACACCGCCCGCAGGCTGACCAGCTTTGCGGCCCGCAACGGCAAGCGCAACATCCTGGTTGTCGGCGGCAATGATGCGGCCGGTGCCGCCGGCCGGGCTGCCATCCAGCGCGCAGCCAGCCAGACCGGTGTCAACATCGCCGGCAGCGTCGGCTATGAACTGTCGCAGCAGGGGGTGATCAATGCCATCCCCACCATCCGCACCGAAGCGGCAGGCGCCGATGCGGTGTTCCTGACCTCGACCACCGCAGGCGCCTTGCCGCTGCTGGCGCAGCTGCTGCCCGAAGCCGGCGTCGACCCGGCCGACAAACAGTATATCGGCCTGACCCGCTGGGACATTCCCGCGCAGACCCTGACCCTTCCGGGCGTGCAGGGCGGCTGGTTCGCAATGCCTGACCAAAGCAAGGTGCAGCAGTTCAGCGCCCGCTACCAGTCCAGCTATGGCGCGGCGCCGCACTCCATCGGCAGCCTGGCCTATGACGGCATTGCCGCCATCGGCGCGCTGGTCGCTGCGGGCAAGTCCGACGCTCTGACCGGTGCGGCGCTGACCCAGGGGGCAGGCTTCCAGGGGGCCGGCGGCATCTTCCGCCTGCGGCCGGACGGCACCAATGAGCGCGGCCTGGCGGTTGCCACCATTCAAGAACAGAAGGTCGTGATCATTGACCCAGCCCCAAGCAGCTTCGCCGGCGCAGGTTTCTGA
- the murJ gene encoding murein biosynthesis integral membrane protein MurJ gives MKPIRLLSGFLTVGFWTLASRVLGFAREILIAAFIGPGPVLDAFIVAFRLPNMFRRFFAEGAFNAAFVPAFSKRYEAGEDATAYAQQAFNLLAAAVLALVGLAMVFMPGLVWLTAGGFVGDARFDMAVGYGHIVFPYILFMSLAALFSGVLNATGRFAAAAAAPVLLNIFACSAMTAGALLGGEVVTWLVWTIPVAGVAQLALVWAAADRAGIRLRPGLPRWNSEMRDLVRIAVPAALAMGVTQINLVVGQYVASDIEKAASWLFIADRLYQLPLGVVGIAVGIVLLPALSRRLRAGDGAGSQDALSRAGEFSLLLAVPSAVAFITVPLPLVSVLYERGATGPEDVAAIAIAVAIYGAGLPAFMLQKVLQPLYFAREDTRTPFHYALVAMAVNAALAFGLKPVLGWIAPAIAASAAGWAMVALLALGARRMGEEARFDARFHRRAWRILAASAVMGAVLYAVAHTVGWLFTLDYWRYLSLLGLVVLGGAVYFAAGQALGAFRLSEFRTALSRRKQA, from the coding sequence ATGAAGCCAATCAGATTGCTTTCGGGGTTCCTGACCGTCGGGTTCTGGACGCTGGCCAGCCGTGTGCTGGGCTTTGCGCGCGAGATCCTGATCGCCGCCTTCATCGGGCCGGGGCCGGTGCTGGACGCCTTTATCGTGGCCTTCCGCCTGCCCAACATGTTCCGCCGTTTCTTTGCCGAAGGCGCGTTCAACGCGGCCTTCGTCCCGGCCTTTTCCAAGCGGTATGAGGCCGGCGAAGACGCCACCGCCTATGCGCAGCAGGCCTTCAACCTGCTGGCTGCCGCGGTGCTGGCGCTGGTGGGCCTGGCCATGGTGTTCATGCCGGGACTGGTCTGGCTGACGGCGGGCGGTTTTGTCGGCGATGCACGCTTCGATATGGCGGTGGGATACGGCCATATCGTCTTTCCCTACATCCTGTTCATGTCGCTGGCGGCGCTGTTTTCCGGGGTGCTGAACGCCACCGGGCGCTTTGCCGCTGCCGCCGCTGCGCCGGTCCTGCTCAACATTTTCGCCTGCTCGGCCATGACCGCAGGCGCGCTTTTGGGCGGCGAGGTGGTGACCTGGCTGGTCTGGACCATACCGGTGGCCGGCGTCGCCCAGCTGGCGCTGGTCTGGGCGGCTGCTGACAGGGCCGGGATACGCCTGCGCCCCGGCCTGCCCCGCTGGAACAGCGAGATGCGCGACCTGGTCCGGATTGCCGTGCCTGCCGCGCTGGCGATGGGGGTCACGCAGATCAACCTGGTGGTCGGGCAATACGTGGCCTCCGACATTGAAAAGGCCGCCAGCTGGCTGTTCATTGCCGACCGCCTCTATCAGCTGCCATTGGGCGTGGTGGGCATTGCCGTCGGCATCGTGCTGCTGCCTGCCCTGTCGCGCCGCCTGCGGGCGGGCGACGGTGCCGGCTCCCAGGACGCCCTGTCGCGCGCCGGGGAGTTCTCGCTGCTGCTGGCGGTGCCGTCTGCCGTTGCCTTCATCACCGTGCCGCTGCCGCTGGTCTCGGTGCTGTATGAGCGTGGCGCAACCGGCCCGGAGGACGTGGCCGCGATTGCCATCGCAGTCGCCATTTACGGCGCGGGCCTGCCGGCCTTCATGCTGCAAAAGGTGCTGCAGCCGCTCTACTTCGCGCGGGAAGACACCAGAACCCCGTTCCACTATGCGCTGGTGGCAATGGCCGTAAACGCCGCGCTGGCCTTTGGGCTCAAGCCGGTGCTGGGCTGGATCGCCCCCGCCATTGCCGCCTCTGCCGCAGGCTGGGCCATGGTGGCGCTGCTAGCGCTCGGTGCCCGCCGCATGGGGGAGGAAGCCCGGTTCGACGCCCGGTTCCACCGCCGCGCCTGGCGCATCCTGGCGGCCTCCGCCGTGATGGGCGCGGTGCTCTACGCGGTGGCGCACACCGTCGGCTGGCTGTTCACGCTGGACTACTGGCGCTACCTGTCCCTGCTGGGGCTGGTGGTGCTGGGCGGCGCGGTCTACTTCGCCGCGGGCCAGGCCCTCGGCGCTTTCCGCCTGTCGGAATTCCGCACCGCCCTCAGCCGCCGGAAACAGGCATGA
- the trpS gene encoding tryptophan--tRNA ligase, whose product MSETSFTPRVFSGIQPSGNLHLGNYLGALKRFVDWQAKDVETIYCMVDLHAITVWQDPKDLMKSTRELCAGFIAAGIDPEKSILINQSQVPEHAQLAWIFNCVARMGWMQRMTQWKDKAGKNQQNASLGLFAYPALMAADILVYHATHVPVGEDQKQHLELTRDIAIKFNHDYGVNFFPETEPVIEGAATRVMSLRDGSKKMSKSDASDASRINLTDDADAIAKKIRKAKTDPEALPSEAEGLEGRPEARNLVNIYAALNEQSVDQVLADVGGRQFSEFKPMLADLAVSKLAPISTEMARLMQNQDEIDKILSRGSERAREITAPILRKTYDIVGMVPPASL is encoded by the coding sequence ATGAGCGAAACCAGCTTCACCCCGCGCGTCTTTTCGGGGATCCAGCCTTCGGGCAACCTGCACTTGGGGAATTACCTCGGTGCGCTGAAGCGCTTCGTCGACTGGCAGGCCAAGGACGTTGAGACCATCTATTGCATGGTCGACCTGCACGCGATCACCGTCTGGCAGGATCCCAAGGACCTGATGAAATCGACCCGCGAGCTGTGCGCGGGCTTCATCGCGGCGGGCATCGACCCGGAAAAGTCCATCCTGATCAACCAGTCCCAGGTGCCCGAGCACGCGCAGCTGGCGTGGATCTTCAACTGCGTCGCCCGCATGGGCTGGATGCAGCGGATGACCCAGTGGAAGGACAAGGCCGGCAAGAACCAGCAGAACGCCTCGCTGGGACTGTTTGCCTATCCGGCGCTGATGGCCGCCGACATCCTGGTGTACCACGCCACCCATGTGCCGGTTGGCGAGGACCAGAAACAGCATCTGGAACTGACCCGCGATATCGCCATCAAGTTCAACCATGACTATGGCGTCAACTTCTTCCCGGAGACCGAACCGGTGATCGAAGGCGCCGCCACCCGGGTGATGAGCCTGCGCGACGGCTCCAAGAAGATGTCGAAATCGGATGCATCCGACGCTTCCCGCATCAACTTGACCGATGACGCAGACGCCATCGCCAAGAAGATCCGCAAGGCCAAGACCGACCCCGAGGCGCTGCCGTCCGAGGCCGAGGGCCTGGAAGGCCGCCCCGAGGCGCGCAACCTGGTCAATATCTATGCCGCCCTGAACGAGCAGAGCGTCGATCAGGTGCTGGCAGATGTCGGCGGCCGGCAGTTCTCGGAATTCAAACCGATGCTGGCGGATCTGGCGGTATCCAAGCTGGCGCCGATCTCGACCGAGATGGCGCGGCTGATGCAGAACCAGGACGAAATCGACAAGATTTTGTCCCGCGGCTCCGAGCGCGCGCGCGAAATCACCGCACCGATCCTGCGCAAGACCTATGACATTGTCGGCATGGTTCCGCCCGCAAGCCTCTGA
- a CDS encoding rhomboid family intramembrane serine protease has product MSSQPNNAPLNPLPAAVVALVLIIIGIEAVFSLGARGILGGPEAIGWRLEAIQSYAFSSEIFWWMQDSGRWLPEHLKRFVSYIFVHGAFTHALFVCVFVLAMGKMVGEVMGDLAMVIIFILSGAGGALGYALLVSSGQPLIGGFPAVYGLIGAFTFLLWRSLASVGAQQSRAFSLIAFLMGAQLVFGLLFGGQKDWVADLAGFATGFSLSFFLAPGGWARIRNRIRHD; this is encoded by the coding sequence ATGAGCAGCCAGCCCAATAATGCCCCCCTCAACCCTCTGCCCGCCGCGGTGGTGGCGCTGGTCCTGATCATTATCGGGATCGAGGCGGTGTTCTCGCTGGGCGCGCGCGGCATCCTGGGCGGTCCGGAGGCGATCGGCTGGCGGCTGGAGGCGATCCAGTCCTATGCGTTCTCCAGCGAGATTTTCTGGTGGATGCAGGACAGCGGCCGCTGGCTGCCGGAGCATCTGAAGCGCTTTGTCTCCTATATCTTTGTGCATGGCGCCTTTACCCACGCGCTGTTTGTCTGCGTCTTTGTGCTGGCGATGGGCAAGATGGTGGGCGAGGTGATGGGCGATCTGGCGATGGTGATCATCTTTATCCTGTCCGGCGCCGGCGGCGCGCTGGGCTATGCGCTGCTGGTGAGCAGCGGCCAGCCCCTGATCGGCGGCTTTCCGGCGGTCTATGGGCTGATCGGGGCGTTCACCTTTTTGCTTTGGCGCTCGCTGGCCTCGGTCGGGGCGCAGCAAAGCCGGGCGTTTTCGCTGATTGCCTTCCTGATGGGGGCGCAGCTGGTGTTCGGGCTGCTGTTTGGCGGCCAGAAGGACTGGGTGGCCGACCTGGCGGGTTTTGCCACCGGGTTCAGCCTGTCGTTCTTTTTGGCGCCGGGCGGCTGGGCCCGGATCCGCAACCGCATCCGCCACGATTGA
- the gshB gene encoding glutathione synthase, with protein MKIAFQMDPVMGVDINADSSFRLAEEAQARGHELFFYTPDHLAYQEGRITARGHDMTVQRVADAPAVLGPEREVDLGVFDVVWLRQDPPFDMHYITSTHLLDMLKGQALVVNDPFWVRNYPEKLLVLKFPDLTPPTTIARDLQTIKAFKEVHGDVILKPLYGNGGAGVFRLDANDRNLTSLHELFTGFSREPLIVQKFLPDVSNGDKRVILVDGEPVGAINRVPAAGETRSNMHVGGRPEKTGLSERDMEICAAIGPLLREKGQIFVGIDVIGDYLTEINVTSPTGIQELERFDGVNIAEKIWQAIEAKIR; from the coding sequence ATGAAAATCGCCTTCCAGATGGACCCGGTCATGGGCGTGGACATCAACGCGGACAGCAGCTTCCGCCTGGCCGAAGAGGCGCAGGCGCGCGGCCATGAGCTGTTCTTCTACACCCCTGACCATCTGGCCTATCAGGAGGGCCGCATCACCGCCCGCGGCCATGACATGACGGTGCAGCGGGTGGCGGATGCGCCGGCGGTGCTGGGACCGGAACGCGAAGTGGACCTGGGCGTGTTCGACGTGGTCTGGCTGCGCCAGGACCCGCCGTTTGACATGCATTACATCACTTCCACGCATCTTCTGGACATGCTGAAGGGGCAGGCGCTGGTGGTGAACGACCCGTTCTGGGTGCGCAATTACCCGGAAAAGCTGCTGGTTCTGAAGTTCCCGGACCTGACCCCGCCGACCACCATCGCCCGCGATTTGCAGACCATCAAGGCGTTCAAGGAGGTTCATGGCGACGTGATCCTCAAGCCGCTGTACGGCAACGGCGGCGCCGGCGTGTTCCGGCTGGACGCCAATGACCGCAACCTCACCTCGCTGCATGAGCTGTTCACCGGCTTCAGCCGCGAGCCGCTGATCGTGCAGAAATTCCTGCCCGACGTCAGCAACGGCGACAAGCGGGTGATCCTGGTCGACGGCGAGCCGGTGGGGGCGATCAACCGCGTGCCCGCGGCGGGCGAGACCCGGTCCAACATGCACGTGGGCGGCCGGCCCGAAAAGACCGGTCTCAGCGAGCGCGACATGGAAATCTGCGCCGCCATCGGGCCGCTCTTGCGCGAAAAGGGCCAGATCTTTGTCGGCATCGACGTGATCGGCGATTACCTGACCGAGATCAACGTGACCTCGCCCACCGGCATTCAGGAGCTGGAGCGGTTTGACGGTGTGAACATCGCCGAGAAGATCTGGCAGGCGATCGAAGCCAAGATCCGCTGA